In Desulfosporosinus youngiae DSM 17734, the genomic stretch CAAAGCGGACGGTTTCGCCAGTTCCATCAATTTGGAGTTGAAGTCTTAGGTGCAGATCAGGCGATCGTGGATGCAGAAGTGATCAGCTTAGTCTGGAATTTATACCGGCGGCTTGGACTGGTGGGGCTTGAAGTTCATGTAAATTCTGTAGGCTGCCCGACTTGCAGAGCAAGCCACCGGGAACAACTCCAGGAATTTCTGGCTGTACGCAAAGCCGAGCTTTGTAATGATTGCCAGGAACGGTTTGAACGCAATCCCTTACGCATCTTGGATTGCAAGAACCCCTCCTGCCAAGCAGTGACCGCAGGGGCACCGACAACGAAAGATACCCTTTGCGCTGACTGCAGTACACACTTTGCCAGGGTTCTGGACATTTTAGGCAGAGCGGGCGTGGTCTATCGAGTTAATCCACGTTTGGTGCGAGGGCTGGATTATTACACGAAGACAGCCTTTGAAGTCATGGTTGAAGAAATCGGAGCCCAGAGTGCCATCTGCGGGGGAGGACGGTATGATAAGCTGGTTGAAGAGATCGGCGGACCGCCTACAGCAGGTATTGGATTTGCGATGGGAATTGAGCGGGTTTTAGCGGCTCTTCAAGTGCAGGATAAACTGCCTAAAAAGGAACCCAAGCTGTTTGCGATGCTGATTGCTTTAGGTGAGAAAGCTCAAACCGAGGGTTTTGCTCTCCTGAATGCTTTACGCAGTCAGGGTTTGCCGGCGGGTATGGACCTGCTTGGCCGTAGCTTAAAAAACCAACTCAAATCCGCTGATCGCCAAGGGGCACGTTATGCCTTAATTCTCGGCGAAGAAGAACTTGCTCGAAATGTACTCGTGATCAAGGATTTATCCTTAGGGGAGCAAAGGGAAGTTCCGCTAACCGACGCAGTCGAAGAAATAAACAAGAACTATCAAAGAGGTGTGTAAGATGACAATATTTTCAGAACGTGTTGAAAATGCCGAGTTAGAGTTAGCAAAAGTAGGAGAGGTCGTTCGTTTATTAGGATGGGTTCAGCGCCGTCGTGACCACGGGGGCTTAATTTTCGTCGATCTGCGCGATCGTACAGGTATCGTCCAGGTTGTTTTCGACCCGGAGACGATGGGAGACGGATTTTCCACGGCGGAACGATTGCGTTCCGAGTACGTCGTCTCTATTCAAGGGCAAGTGATTGCCCGTCCCGAGGGAATGATCAATCCCAACCTGGCGACAGGCAAAATTGAGATTGCGGCCCATTCTCTGGAAGTATTAAATGGAGCTAAAACCCCTCCTTACTATCTTGTCGATCAAGTGGAGGTTGATGAAACTGTACGTCTGAAATACCGCTATCTGGATTTGCGCCGTCCTGAAATGCAGGCTGTATTTAAGATCCGACATCGAGTGACCCAGATCATGCGTAATTTCTTTGATAGCCAGGGTTTTTATGAAATTGAAACTCCCATGCTCAACAAATCAACCCCTGAAGGGGCACGGGATTACTTAGTCCCCAGCCGTGTCCACCCTGGCGAATTCTATGCATTGCCACAGTCTCCCCAAATTTACAAGCAGCTCCTCATGGTAGGCGGTATGGAAAAGTACTTCCAAATTGCTCGCTGTTTCCGGGATGAGGATTTAAGAGCAGATCGGCAGCCGGAATTCACCCAGCTGGATGTGGAGATGTCCTTTGTCGAAGTGGAAGATATACTGCCCATGATGGAAGAATTAATGGCCGAGATTTTCTCTGAGACGATGGGGAAATCGGTGGCCCTTCCCTTCCCGCGTTTAACCTATAAAGAAGCCATGGACCGGTACGGATCAGACAAACCGGATACGCGGTTTGGCATGGAACTCATTGATGTGGGAGAAATCGTGGGTAAGACAGGATTTAAAGTATTCGCTAATGTAGTGGCGAACGGCGGAAGCGTAAAATGCATCTGTGCTAAAGGATGTTCCGGCTTGCCGCGTCGGGAAATCGATGATCTGGCTAAATTTGTTTCAACCTATCGTGCCAAAGGTTTAGCCTGGATTGTTTTAGCTGAAGAGGGGATAAAATCTCCCATTGCTAAGTTCTTTACGGAAGAGGAAATGGCTTCCTTGCTTAAATATACAGGTGCGGAGACCGGGGATATCTTGTTCTTTGTGGCTGATACCTATGCTGTCGTTTCCGATGCACTTGGACATCTGCGCTTAGAATTAGGCAAACGTTTAGGTCTG encodes the following:
- the hisS gene encoding histidine--tRNA ligase; translation: MTIQRPKGTQDLLPGTIEQWQYLEDTIRSVCREYGYEEIRTPMFEATELFQRGVGQTTDIVKKEMYTFLDKGNRSMTLRPELTASVCRAYVENKLYGQPQPVKLYYIGPMFRYERPQSGRFRQFHQFGVEVLGADQAIVDAEVISLVWNLYRRLGLVGLEVHVNSVGCPTCRASHREQLQEFLAVRKAELCNDCQERFERNPLRILDCKNPSCQAVTAGAPTTKDTLCADCSTHFARVLDILGRAGVVYRVNPRLVRGLDYYTKTAFEVMVEEIGAQSAICGGGRYDKLVEEIGGPPTAGIGFAMGIERVLAALQVQDKLPKKEPKLFAMLIALGEKAQTEGFALLNALRSQGLPAGMDLLGRSLKNQLKSADRQGARYALILGEEELARNVLVIKDLSLGEQREVPLTDAVEEINKNYQRGV
- the aspS gene encoding aspartate--tRNA ligase; this encodes MTIFSERVENAELELAKVGEVVRLLGWVQRRRDHGGLIFVDLRDRTGIVQVVFDPETMGDGFSTAERLRSEYVVSIQGQVIARPEGMINPNLATGKIEIAAHSLEVLNGAKTPPYYLVDQVEVDETVRLKYRYLDLRRPEMQAVFKIRHRVTQIMRNFFDSQGFYEIETPMLNKSTPEGARDYLVPSRVHPGEFYALPQSPQIYKQLLMVGGMEKYFQIARCFRDEDLRADRQPEFTQLDVEMSFVEVEDILPMMEELMAEIFSETMGKSVALPFPRLTYKEAMDRYGSDKPDTRFGMELIDVGEIVGKTGFKVFANVVANGGSVKCICAKGCSGLPRREIDDLAKFVSTYRAKGLAWIVLAEEGIKSPIAKFFTEEEMASLLKYTGAETGDILFFVADTYAVVSDALGHLRLELGKRLGLIDEDRLQFLWVTEFPLLEYDEEQKRHIAIHHPFTAPMDEDLHLLESEPLKVRAKAYDMVLNGTELGGGSIRIHRREVQERLFKLLGFSEEEAVAQFGFLMEAFEYGTPPHGGIAFGLDRMIMLLTGKDNIRDVIAFPKTQSASDLMAHAPSPVADKQLKELHIQTVIEQGNR